A genome region from Variovorax paradoxus includes the following:
- a CDS encoding CBS domain-containing protein, producing the protein MKVSDILRVKGNTLFTITPDDRLAEAANTMAEKDIGSLVVMEHGDLVGMLTFREVIVAIVNNGGQVGTTLVRKAMDDAPVTCTLETDLDEIRRIMLERHARYMPVMDKRMLMGVISFYDVAKAVVDSQNFENKMLKAYIRDWPAEDESKTG; encoded by the coding sequence ATGAAAGTCAGCGACATCCTTCGCGTCAAGGGCAATACGCTCTTCACCATCACGCCAGACGACAGGCTGGCAGAAGCCGCCAACACGATGGCGGAAAAGGACATCGGTTCGCTGGTGGTCATGGAGCACGGCGACCTTGTCGGCATGCTCACCTTCCGCGAGGTGATCGTCGCCATCGTCAACAACGGCGGCCAGGTTGGCACCACGCTCGTGCGCAAGGCCATGGACGACGCGCCCGTCACCTGCACCCTCGAAACCGACCTCGACGAGATCCGTCGGATCATGCTCGAGCGCCATGCACGCTACATGCCGGTCATGGACAAGCGCATGCTCATGGGCGTCATCAGCTTCTACGACGTCGCCAAGGCCGTCGTCGACAGCCAGAACTTCGAGAACAAGATGCTCAAGGCCTACATCCGCGACTGGCCGGCCGAAGACGAAAGCAAGACCGGCTGA
- a CDS encoding O-acetylhomoserine aminocarboxypropyltransferase, with protein MPGYSDPGFDTLALHAGAAPDPATGARAVPIHLTTSFVFESSDHAAALFNLERAGHVYSRISNPTNAVLEQRVSALEGGIGAIATASGQAALHLSVATLMGSGSHIVASTALYGGSQNLLHYTMRRFGIETTFVKPGDLDGWRAAVRPETKLFFGETVGNPGLDVLDIPAVSDIAHEAGVPLLVDSTLTSPYLIKPFDWGADLVYHSATKFLSGHGTVIGGVVVDGGSFDWEKSGKFAELTQAYDGFHNMVFSEESTVGAFLLRARREGLRDFGASMSPHTAWLILQGIETLPLRMERHIDNTQKVVEFLATHPFVSRVGHPLIESHPSHALAQKLLRHGARGAGAVFSFDIKGSRAQGKAFIETLKLFSHLANVGDCRSLVIHPASTTHFRMTDEALAGAGISQGTIRLSIGLEDPSDLIDDLKRALKAAEKAGA; from the coding sequence ATGCCCGGATATTCCGACCCCGGTTTCGATACCCTCGCGCTGCATGCCGGCGCCGCGCCCGACCCCGCCACCGGCGCGCGGGCTGTGCCCATTCACCTGACCACCTCCTTCGTGTTCGAGTCGAGCGACCATGCGGCCGCGCTCTTCAACCTGGAGCGTGCCGGCCACGTGTATTCGCGCATCAGCAACCCGACCAACGCGGTGCTGGAACAGCGCGTGTCGGCGCTCGAGGGCGGCATCGGCGCCATCGCCACGGCCAGCGGCCAGGCCGCGCTGCACCTGTCGGTGGCCACGCTCATGGGCTCGGGCTCGCACATCGTGGCCAGCACCGCCCTGTACGGCGGCTCGCAGAACCTGCTGCACTACACGATGCGCCGCTTCGGCATCGAGACCACCTTCGTGAAGCCGGGCGACCTCGACGGCTGGCGCGCCGCGGTACGCCCCGAGACCAAGCTCTTCTTCGGCGAGACCGTGGGCAACCCCGGGCTGGACGTGCTCGACATCCCTGCGGTGAGCGACATCGCGCACGAGGCCGGCGTGCCGCTGCTGGTCGACTCCACCCTGACCTCGCCCTACCTCATCAAGCCCTTCGACTGGGGCGCCGACCTGGTCTATCACTCGGCCACCAAGTTCCTGTCGGGCCACGGCACCGTCATCGGCGGCGTGGTGGTCGACGGCGGCAGCTTCGACTGGGAGAAGTCGGGCAAGTTCGCCGAACTGACACAGGCCTACGACGGCTTCCACAACATGGTCTTCAGCGAGGAAAGCACCGTGGGCGCCTTCCTGCTGCGCGCGCGCCGCGAAGGGCTGCGCGACTTCGGTGCCTCGATGAGCCCGCACACCGCGTGGCTGATCCTGCAGGGCATCGAGACGCTGCCGCTGCGCATGGAGCGCCACATCGACAACACGCAGAAGGTGGTCGAGTTCCTCGCCACGCACCCATTCGTCTCGCGCGTGGGCCATCCGCTGATCGAATCGCACCCGAGCCATGCGCTCGCGCAGAAGCTGCTGCGCCACGGCGCGCGCGGCGCCGGCGCGGTGTTCAGCTTCGACATCAAGGGCAGCCGCGCGCAGGGCAAGGCCTTCATCGAGACGCTCAAGCTGTTCAGCCACCTGGCCAACGTGGGCGACTGCCGCAGCCTGGTGATCCACCCGGCGAGCACCACGCACTTCCGCATGACGGACGAGGCGCTGGCGGGCGCGGGCATCTCCCAGGGCACGATCCGCCTGTCGATCGGGCTCGAAGACCCGTCCGACCTGATCGACGACCTGAAGCGTGCGCTGAAGGCCGCGGAAAAGGCAGGTGCCTGA